A DNA window from Chlamydia felis Fe/C-56 contains the following coding sequences:
- a CDS encoding dicarboxylate/amino acid:cation symporter, protein MKKKLAKSNYNLLLLGSMLLGLALASFNSPLVFQSAEIISGIFLKLLRFLSLPLVFFAIGSTITSIKNFQVMLSVGRKVLYYTLLTTIISATVGLGLFIIIYPVMPLENAVGSSSTVCSTGYLKILSNTIPANILEPFLDNNVISATFLAALLGIASLFLPEKEKNFTHTLFSTFFSILLNVAKGVLKLLVPATLAFSVLFYKEVSQGQDNLVVFSKYLLCVVGANLIQGFIVLPWLLKANKLSPIKIAKGMSPALITAFFSKSSASTLPLTMELAEEEIKIKPALSRLAFPLCSVINMNGCAAFILITVLFVSASNGISFSLFSMISWIFIATLCAIGNSGVPMGCFFLASSLITSMHIPLHLLGLILPFYTVLDMIETALNVWSDCCVVSVTDKYFSNKFIELEQV, encoded by the coding sequence ATGAAAAAGAAGCTCGCAAAATCGAATTACAATCTCCTGTTGTTAGGAAGCATGTTGTTAGGGTTGGCTCTAGCCTCCTTTAATTCTCCCCTGGTATTTCAAAGCGCGGAAATCATATCAGGAATTTTTTTAAAGTTGTTAAGATTTTTAAGCCTTCCCCTAGTATTTTTTGCTATCGGATCAACAATTACCTCTATCAAAAATTTTCAAGTAATGTTGTCCGTTGGGAGAAAAGTATTATACTATACGCTACTTACTACAATTATATCTGCAACAGTTGGCCTAGGATTATTTATTATTATTTATCCCGTTATGCCATTAGAAAACGCTGTGGGGTCTTCTTCAACAGTTTGTTCAACTGGTTACCTAAAGATATTGTCAAACACAATTCCTGCAAATATTTTAGAGCCTTTTCTAGACAACAATGTTATCTCAGCCACATTTTTGGCTGCCTTACTAGGAATAGCATCCCTTTTTCTTCCTGAAAAAGAAAAGAACTTCACCCACACCCTATTTTCAACTTTTTTCTCTATACTTTTGAATGTGGCTAAAGGAGTTCTTAAATTACTTGTTCCAGCAACACTGGCCTTCTCCGTTCTATTTTATAAGGAAGTCTCTCAGGGCCAAGACAACTTAGTCGTTTTTAGTAAATATCTTCTTTGCGTAGTGGGGGCCAACTTAATTCAAGGGTTTATTGTCCTACCGTGGCTTTTGAAAGCAAATAAGCTTTCACCCATCAAAATTGCCAAGGGAATGTCTCCAGCTTTAATTACGGCTTTCTTTTCAAAATCTTCGGCATCTACGCTTCCCCTAACCATGGAGCTGGCTGAAGAGGAGATCAAAATCAAGCCCGCACTATCCAGACTTGCTTTTCCTCTATGCTCTGTAATCAATATGAATGGTTGTGCTGCCTTTATTTTAATTACCGTGCTTTTTGTTTCCGCATCAAATGGTATTAGTTTTTCTCTTTTTTCAATGATTAGTTGGATATTCATTGCGACTTTATGTGCTATTGGAAATTCTGGTGTGCCTATGGGATGTTTTTTCCTGGCATCCTCGTTAATTACTTCAATGCACATTCCTTTACATTTGTTAGGGCTAATCCTACCCTTCTATACTGTCTTAGATATGATTGAAACAGCTTTAAACGTCTGGTCTGATTGCTGTGTTGTTAGTGTAACCGACAAATATTTTTCAAATAAATTTATTGAATTAGAACAAGTATAA